The genomic DNA CCCTGTGGCGGTGATGTCACACGAGCTGGCGTCACCCCCCTCTCCTCAAGGATAGGACACGATGCAACTAATTAAAGCGAGGGCGACACATGCAACCAATCTGAGCGTGCAGGACCATTTGCATGGCGCGCAGGCTATAGCTTACCTCGACGAACATGGTGTGGACTacagcgtcgccggcggcggcgatgctggCCGTGACGACGCCGAGGCGCAGCGGCTCCAGCGCCCGGCACACCTTGGCCACGGCGTCCCTGCCCCTGCTGCACCGCACGCTCACCACCGCCACCTTCTCCCCCGCCTCCGTCACCTGCACCTGCACGCGCGCGCATTATACTCCGATCCGAAAGACTGAAAACAAACGAATCCGGCCACAACCTTCAGTTCGATTTTAAGTTTTGAGTCATCTTCGTCCCTAgcgtgctagctagctagttacCTCGAGGATCTGGAGCGGCGGTGCGGCGTCGATGGATGAGCCGCCCGGCGCCGTTCGCGTCCTCTTCCTCGGCCACGGGTAGCTGCCGGCGGCATCCTGGGCCTTGAACTtgacggcggcagcggtggcggtgCCGGATGACTCGAGCGCAGATATTTCGGCGAGCAcccggcgctcctcctcctgcagctGCTCGATGTAGGCGATGGCGTCCCTGACGATGGACGCCTTGTCCATCTACAGGAACGCACCGGACACGACGAGGCGGCGTTACAACATCGTCACTGCACGTACGTCGATCTCAGTTTCTCACCCACCTTGGTGATGTTGGGGACGATGCTGCGGAGCGCGTAGAGCTTCTCGTTGAGCCTCCTGCGGCGGTCCCTCTCCATGGCGGTGTTCTTGGTGGCCGCGCCCGCCGGAcctggcgacgccggcggcgctaCGTGCGCGCAGCAGGAGTTGGCGCCGTCGGGGGAGTTCGACGCCTCCCGGTAAGAGGGGTACAGGCCGGTGACCGACTCAGCCTCGGTGGGCGCGTACATGATGCTGGATCGGAGCCGCGGCGGCCAGGCCAACAGAGATCAccaaaagcagcagcagcagcagtcagGCAACAAGCCACCATGTGTTCTTGGTGGCCGGCCCCAAgaaaacgaagaagaagaacaagctaAGCTACAACAGGAGAAGGATCGATCTGTGTGGGCGGGTCAACAGCGGCTACctgtcggcgacggcgaggcagtCCTGCTCGTAGGGCGGCTGGTCGTCGAAGAAGCGAGGCGGTGACTGGCCGTAGAAGTCGAAGCCCAGGCCCAGCAAGTCTGCCGCCTCCATTGGGATTAGGGAGGCGGAGACCACGACTGCTGTTCTTGGTGTTTTGTTGCGGTGCAGGCGCACCAATGAGGAAGAAGCAAGCCTTCAGGCAGGGAGCTCTGGCCTCCCACTACTTTCACTTCACCTGCGTGTTGCCATTTTAGCACCACCCCTATACAAATACGACTACTACTAGCAGTAGCAGACCTCTCAGTACAAGCAAATGCTGACCTGAGAGGCAGGCAGCACTCAGGAGCTGGCTTTGTGGCTGAGCCTGGAAAGGAATAAGAACAATGTGTGGATTAGATGGAGTGGttgttgcaggcttgcagctacCAAGCGATGCGAGACGCAGATAGATGGGTGGGCCAAGAAAGAGGAAAGCTAGTGCTGGCAGCTTGACGGGCGCAGCAGATGCGATGCGATGTGGATGTGTGTTGCTAAGGTGAGGTTTGGTTTTTTCAGATTGAGTTATAAGTTTCATCATATCATATGCTAAACATCAATTAgcagtactaaatatagatttcttatcaaactaattttataaaaataattatgagaCAAATATATTAAACtaaattagttcataatttgaccactaattgctaCAATGACCGTCCGTTAATCATGcattaatagattcgtctaaaGCCTTAATTGCAAttcatgcaattagttttataataaggccttgtttagttgcgaaattcaaaatttcaaatctaccacatcaaaaaaaaacttacatgcgtggagtattaaatctagacgaaataaaaaataaattgcatagtttgtttgtaaattgcaagacgaatctaataagcctaattagactataattagacactaaattgctagtAATTGCTACAATACactatagattaattaggctcattagattcgtttcgtagtttacagacgagttctgtaattagtgctgtgattaatttatatttaatactttaaatatataaaaattctatttttataattttacacGGACAACTAAACGAGACCTAACTTATATTCAAACATTGAAATCGATATGCAAATATTGAATGTGAGAGAGAGAGCTActtaaaaaacaaacaaaatgaCATCAGTCTGAGCGGCGAGGCATGGGAGGAGAGACAAACAGGGCAGAGCCGTAGCAGAGCGCGACCCTGTCGGACCCCGGCTAGCGTTGGCAGCCGGCTGGCCGGTTGGCCCCCCGTCCCGTGTCGTCGATCCATCTAGAGATTGTGCTTGCATGTCGACGTCTTTCATTAATAATTCAGTATATGTGGTCCTTTCCTGCATTATAATTTTAGATTATGAAAAGAACATATGCCTACTGTGAACACATGGATGCACCTTGGGCCTGTATGGATGTGTACACAGTATTTTTTTAGTGTGAAAATACAATGTTTTTAAAAAGTTCATAGGTATTGAAAGGCAAAGAGTTTTTTTTAGCCGAAAACAAAGAGGTATTTAGATGTACCGGGTTGTGTAGTTTTAGACACCATACAAAATACTAAAACCACAGTTCTTTTTTAAAgagttttaaaaaaatacaatgcTTTTTCAAAACCTACTAGGTATTAAAATGCCGCAAGGTGTTTGGATGATAAACCACAGAAACTACTAAAACAACAATATTTTTTATTCGAGTCAGTCGAACATTTACACGAAGAAATATACGGATTGTTTTGCGACGATCTCGGTCGAGATGAAACATACAGCGAATCTTATAAGCTAATTTATCCCAAGATTCGTTCGCGAAAAAAATTATCCCAAGATCAGTGCAGCTAAATTTTGGAGAACTGATGCTCAGGTAGGTTATCCTAGGGTTCGAGTCTCGGACTCCGAGCAGTGTTACTCGTATTTTCTCCGCAATCCGATTTGAGGTTGGAATAACTGTACACAAACTAAAGTGTGTTCCAACTTGTACTTCAAATCCTTTTTAAGGGAAATTATATTGGCCATTCGTGGTAATTAGTTGGCCAGCACGACTACATTGTCTCTATTCAACAACAAAAGCAATCAGAGCTTAGAATAGGAATTAGTAACAATAGTACACCtatatctaggctttgacttggAGGTTCGCTTTGGTGCGGGAGGAAGCCTCTGGAGTGCACCAAAGGGAAGATGGTGACAGATTGGACACCACACGGCGGATCCTCAGCAGACTTGAGGTTGGCctacaaatccaaataaagggAAACGTGGGCGCCGTTTTTATCTAAATGCATTTGTCCTTTCCGGTCATGCTGTAACAGCCCAGCCCGTATGGCTGTTGGGCCAAATCTAACATGCGTGCTAGTAGGTGATGTTAAAGTAGTAGGAGTTACCAAATAAACTTGTAAGCGTATGGAATGATTGATTCATTGGACAATTTATTCATTTAGGAAAGATCCCTGCGAGCTCTCTCttggtgcttttttttttgggaactctCTCTTGGTGCTTTAATCAGTCCTCAGTATACTCTCCTTTTCTTGCTCACCACCTGCTTGGGAGAATAGGGCAAGGGCGTAGCTAATAGCAGCAGCTAAGGAAAATAGTCCCATATTATCTATACAAGGTGAGTTAGACCAGTTTAAATAGATAACTTGAGAAAGTTATTAACTCAAATTGCAATCTTTTGGGCGAGACCAGCACAAGAGATAATCAGTGCACGGGTATTGTGCGCAAGTCTGATCCTGAACCTGACGAGGACGTTGAGTCAGCAGGTGTGGTCCGATTTTAAGAGTACACTGTTATTCACCCAAATCAATTTTATTTGCTTGGCATTATGTATACTAGCATGAGACACATATCCTCAACAACAAGATCTTCGAGGTTTTCCAAATGATTTTTTCGTGCTGCGGATTATTGGTTGAGGGTTATTTATCTCAATCTGAATACATAGACATAAAATTGAAACAAATTTCTAAAGATTAAAGGGCGGGCAAAGCTGGCCGGTCAGGCTAGACTAGACACGTTGTCGGTGTCCAGACCCGGCGgcctagcaccaactagtaatcGATGCTGCATGTCCCTACCCTAggtggttgatgcaagaggtaacacagtaacgcaagggtttatcctagttccggccatgggccgtacgtccagcaggggTGTGTGaatgcactgtattatcttgcactgaaGTGCCTGTAGTatggggtacaagcgaggcgagaaaGAGAGGGAAGCTCCTAAGTCTCTGCTAaatgattgaggcgagtgccaatatcgggagaGTGAGCAAGTGCTCTGCGAGTTGGGTGCGAGTGAATGGGTGGAAGGGAGATGAGATGGGAGGGAgaccgcctcctccttttatagacacaaggaggggcggagtacaCGTACGGGAAATCTCAGAAGTCATTGTCTTTCCCTGAATCGGGGGAGTGCAGTGGATGAGCACTGTgaaaagtacactgtggggtatggcgctgGGCGCGGCAGCCGTCCTGGGAAGTCCTTTAGCCTAGCggggatcgcgccggcgtcttGATGACCCCTGTGAGCGTCGTGCTGGTTGCTGTGGAAGGTACCGTCCTCCATGCTTGAGCTGGCGGACTGCCGAAGGTTCAGCTGACGGGGGTCTTGCTCTGGTCAAGGTCCGTACACCGTTCGAGGGTTGCGCCCATGCTTGTCGAGGGTTCTGCAGCTGAAGAAGTACAAGGAGTATGCAGCACAGTGGCGAGAATAGCGTCAGGCACGTCTGCGCAGTGCGTCGCAGATTCCCTCAGGGTCGGAAATGTGCTGGGGATGGTGGTACAGtggccggagttggcggacgggactccggtcactcctgctgtgcggcatggtggcctgacgccgtctgactccGCACTCtgcggtggagtggttggcatttaatgcctctgtCAGAAGGGCGAGTGAACAGATGGGTTGCTAGTTCCAACTGCCAAGgggcggcctcgagcgaggcggagtttcccCCTGAGCCGAGGCCCTGCGGAGGGCCCGGCCGAGGTGGAGTTGGCATGCTTTCCAagggtaggtccgctaccctcgagcgaggcggagatgcagaGCACTGCTGGaggcctcggcggggaggcctcgagcgaggcggcgaTCACTCCACGGGTTCGAGAGAGCCTCGGATGGGCCGTACCGTGGAGCTGGGCCGCGAGCCAAGTGTAGATTGGGCCTCTTTGGGACCTGGAGGGGATCTAGTGCTGTGGAAGAGTTGGAGGGACTCTATGGTATTCGGGTGCAGAGTGACGATAGAGTTGTCATCattggtggcttcttcttctccaggatCGTCATCGAGTAatccttcttccccttcggaTCAGAGGAATATTGTTGGCCTTGGTTCGGTGTGACTGTAGAGTCTGACAAGGTGGCTGGCATTGTGGGTCCGATTGCTTAATTAtattttgcgtttttagggcggTTTAGTCCCTAGATTAGGGTGCTcctaattatggtacccgacacacGTCACCTCTAATTCGTGAACCATGCGATTGCAATCGGACGGCTGCGCGTTCACTGCCTCCGTGCTGTAGAGGTCGTCGCCAGGTCGTCGGGTCTGCCTGCCGCCGCACATGGAAACCCCGCGTTCGCACAGTTCCACACGGCAGATTTCCACGTTACTGCGCCCCCTTGAGACAACAGTCATCTCTGCTTCTACCTTTTACCGCGTGCGGCGTGGGGTACCGCTaatttacggtcaaccgtacgggAAGCTCCCGTACGGTCGATTTCCCGACATTATTTTTTTCcgtttttagaaatttttttgtcgttttctaagaaaaaaaattcagacatttttttatgagtcaaataatttttcaaagtGAAAAATTGGTgggtagaaaaaatttcaagaaacaaAATTGGTGAGATGAAAAAATTTTATGAGAAAAAATTTGACAGAGAGAAATTTATCAaatggaagaaacaaaaaatgtacatccaacaaaaaaactcggctattatttttcaaaaaaaaaatgtatgcaAAGAACAAAGAAAATTAGATCTgggcaggggcggcgctggtggcgagcgccgccgtcccTGCCGGCGCACCGCGCCtcctgccgcgcgccgccgtctctcgcgccgccggacccgccggctcgctcgcgccgccggacccgccgctccccgccgcccctcgcgccgccggccccaaaggccccgccgctcctcccgccccggccccgccgccgactCGCCATGGAGCAGAAGGAAATGGGGAAGGGGCGCCATGGCTCGAGAGAAGGAAGGgaatggagagagagagcgcggaggaaggggaagggaatGGAGGGGGGGGCGCGCCTCT from Panicum virgatum strain AP13 chromosome 7N, P.virgatum_v5, whole genome shotgun sequence includes the following:
- the LOC120680481 gene encoding transcription factor BHLH6-like, whose amino-acid sequence is MEAADLLGLGFDFYGQSPPRFFDDQPPYEQDCLAVADSIMYAPTEAESVTGLYPSYREASNSPDGANSCCAHVAPPASPGPAGAATKNTAMERDRRRRLNEKLYALRSIVPNITKMDKASIVRDAIAYIEQLQEEERRVLAEISALESSGTATAAAVKFKAQDAAGSYPWPRKRTRTAPGGSSIDAAPPLQILEVQVTEAGEKVAVVSVRCSRGRDAVAKVCRALEPLRLGVVTASIAAAGDAVVHTMFVEIKDTISGAQLKEKVEAALAQLDVTRCPLKTTRYWED